A region of Salinibacter sp. 10B DNA encodes the following proteins:
- a CDS encoding trypsin-like peptidase domain-containing protein — MSASRRLVRLLVGIGLVLVGLLSGILVMLVVEEEPAPTPAPRIVKQVNSGQTGDGRAGAPADSGLRAREVNPTTLSQKFRSVAEEVRAAVVSIRVQSEGGENVPEEEFFNNPPRRQNLGSGVLISPDGYVVTNHHVVEEAGAIQVRLTDKRQFEGRVVGMDPSTDLAVVKIDSPGDLPVLPIGNSDRVQVGDWVVAVGNPFRLTSTVTAGIVSALGRQLRIIDSQFGIENFIQTDAAINPGNSGGALVNLEGELIGINTAIASKTGAYAGYGFAIPSMLVERIITDLIEYGEVRRGYLGVSIQEVNAEVAEEVGLDEIHGVYVADVRSGSAADRAGLRRGDIVEAVAGERVDAPNELQSVVAMQRPGDVIALRVWREGTVETIDARLMGNDTSVYQNWLSDLRSQSRRRPGPVPDDERPQSDPDPESSEAPVVTLDGWGVGLRAVEDPVQSRFNLDAGAYVAYVEQGGAAADAGLPRDVIITALDDAPVETPEDVQDYLEDAEPPILVQVQRTDGTQAFYEIQ, encoded by the coding sequence ATGTCCGCTTCCCGGCGTCTCGTTCGGCTGCTCGTTGGCATCGGCCTGGTGTTGGTCGGCCTGTTGTCGGGAATCCTGGTCATGCTCGTCGTGGAGGAAGAGCCGGCGCCTACGCCCGCCCCCCGGATCGTCAAGCAGGTGAATAGTGGACAGACGGGGGACGGTCGGGCTGGAGCGCCCGCCGATTCCGGCCTACGCGCCCGAGAAGTAAACCCAACCACCCTCAGCCAGAAATTTCGCTCTGTAGCGGAAGAGGTTCGGGCGGCTGTGGTCTCGATCCGGGTCCAGTCGGAGGGGGGAGAGAACGTTCCTGAGGAAGAGTTCTTCAACAATCCGCCGCGCCGGCAGAATCTAGGAAGTGGGGTACTCATCAGTCCGGACGGGTACGTGGTCACGAATCACCATGTGGTGGAAGAGGCCGGAGCCATTCAGGTGCGTCTCACGGACAAGCGGCAATTTGAGGGACGCGTAGTAGGGATGGATCCGTCCACCGACCTGGCCGTCGTCAAGATCGACAGTCCGGGCGACCTTCCCGTCTTGCCCATCGGCAATTCTGACCGTGTGCAGGTAGGCGACTGGGTGGTGGCCGTCGGGAATCCGTTTCGGCTGACCTCGACCGTCACGGCTGGGATCGTGAGTGCGCTCGGGCGCCAACTCCGCATTATCGATAGCCAGTTCGGCATCGAGAACTTCATTCAGACCGACGCGGCCATCAATCCAGGCAACTCAGGGGGGGCGCTTGTGAATCTGGAAGGAGAACTTATCGGCATCAATACCGCTATTGCCAGCAAAACGGGAGCGTACGCCGGATACGGCTTTGCAATTCCCTCTATGCTCGTGGAGCGGATAATTACGGATCTGATTGAGTACGGAGAGGTCCGGCGCGGCTATCTCGGCGTGAGCATCCAAGAGGTGAACGCGGAGGTGGCCGAGGAGGTGGGGCTCGACGAGATCCACGGCGTCTACGTGGCGGATGTGCGCAGCGGAAGTGCCGCCGACCGGGCGGGCCTCCGTCGGGGCGACATCGTGGAAGCGGTGGCGGGGGAGCGCGTCGACGCGCCGAACGAGCTCCAGAGCGTGGTTGCCATGCAGCGCCCCGGCGACGTCATCGCATTGCGTGTGTGGCGAGAGGGGACGGTTGAGACGATTGATGCACGCCTAATGGGCAACGACACGTCCGTCTACCAGAACTGGCTCAGCGACCTCCGGTCTCAGTCGCGTCGACGGCCGGGGCCCGTTCCCGACGACGAGCGTCCGCAGTCGGATCCCGATCCGGAATCGTCCGAGGCACCGGTGGTCACGCTCGACGGGTGGGGCGTAGGACTGCGGGCCGTCGAAGATCCGGTGCAGTCCCGCTTCAATCTCGACGCTGGGGCCTACGTCGCATACGTTGAGCAGGGCGGTGCCGCGGCGGACGCCGGCCTGCCCCGCGACGTGATCATAACGGCCCTCGATGACGCCCCCGTCGAGACGCCCGAAGACGTGCAGGACTACCTGGAGGACGCCGAGCCCCCGATTCTCGTACAGGTCCAGCGGACGGACGGCACGCAGGCCTTTTACGAAATTCAGTAG
- the aroC gene encoding chorismate synthase yields the protein MLRYLTAGESHGEAIIGIIEGVPAQLPLSPDDINEHLARRWLGYGRGGRSKIENDKVHIYSGVRFSETLGSPISFRIDNGAYEKDKAGWPEKMAIEGPPPDDLEKVTLPRPGHADLAGLQKYELDDIRPVIDRSSARETAMRVACCSVARQLLNEFGIEVGSHVVSIGDVGFEEPEEWVDRRNALIEDGNGAQALYEAADESATRMLDDEMTERCVEHIDQTKKERDSLGGVYEVVVTGVPPGLGSYVHWDRRLDGQLVQAICSIQAQKAAEVGDGFFNARRRGSEVHDPIEREDGEYPRRTNHAGGTEGGTSTGMPLVVRGYMKPIPTLIKPLDSVDTATGEAQPTRYERSDVTSVPAASTVAEATVAYTVANAFLRKYGGDSIPAIRRHVEADREA from the coding sequence ATGCTCCGTTATCTCACCGCCGGCGAATCGCACGGCGAGGCCATCATCGGCATTATTGAGGGCGTGCCCGCCCAGCTGCCCCTCTCTCCTGACGACATCAATGAGCATTTGGCCCGGCGCTGGCTCGGCTACGGGCGGGGCGGTCGTTCGAAGATCGAGAACGATAAGGTGCACATCTACTCCGGCGTTCGGTTTTCTGAGACCCTCGGAAGCCCGATTTCCTTCCGCATCGACAATGGGGCCTACGAGAAGGACAAGGCGGGCTGGCCGGAAAAGATGGCCATTGAGGGCCCGCCGCCCGACGATCTGGAAAAAGTGACCCTTCCCCGTCCCGGTCACGCGGATCTGGCGGGGCTTCAGAAGTATGAGCTCGACGACATCCGGCCCGTCATCGATCGTTCCAGTGCTCGTGAGACCGCCATGCGGGTGGCCTGCTGCTCCGTGGCGCGGCAGTTGCTCAATGAATTCGGCATCGAGGTTGGCAGTCACGTCGTAAGCATCGGCGACGTCGGCTTCGAGGAGCCGGAGGAGTGGGTGGATCGCCGCAACGCACTTATCGAGGACGGCAACGGGGCGCAGGCCCTGTACGAGGCTGCCGATGAGAGCGCCACGCGCATGCTCGACGACGAGATGACGGAGCGCTGCGTGGAGCATATCGACCAGACGAAGAAGGAGCGCGACTCGCTGGGGGGCGTGTACGAGGTGGTGGTGACGGGGGTGCCGCCGGGACTCGGCTCATACGTCCACTGGGACCGCCGACTCGACGGTCAGCTCGTGCAGGCCATCTGCTCCATTCAGGCGCAAAAGGCCGCCGAGGTGGGCGATGGGTTTTTTAACGCTCGACGGCGCGGCTCGGAAGTGCACGACCCCATTGAGCGCGAGGATGGAGAGTATCCCCGGCGCACCAACCACGCGGGAGGGACGGAGGGCGGCACGTCCACCGGCATGCCACTCGTGGTGCGCGGCTACATGAAGCCGATTCCGACGCTCATCAAGCCGCTCGACTCGGTCGACACCGCCACGGGCGAGGCGCAGCCCACCCGGTATGAGCGGAGTGACGTGACGAGTGTCCCCGCGGCCTCTACCGTTGCGGAGGCAACCGTGGCCTACACTGTGGCCAACGCGTTCCTTCGGAAGTATGGAGGGGACTCCATTCCCGCCATTCGTCGTCACGTTGAGGCGGACCGGGAGGCGTAG